In one Brevibacillus composti genomic region, the following are encoded:
- a CDS encoding NUDIX domain-containing protein: MKRSNVWLGACGIVIRGEEALVVKKAYGGLKGQWSFPAGFVEPGETVDAAAVREVQEETGVQAVVRQLAAVRSGVIRETISDNMVVFWMDYLSGEPRPQEGEIETAAFLPIEQLIQDPLSSTYLKIILPQYREREQGLIGRDYPIDPVFQYTAYKVFSKS; the protein is encoded by the coding sequence ATGAAACGAAGCAATGTATGGCTGGGCGCCTGCGGAATCGTAATCCGCGGGGAGGAAGCCCTGGTCGTGAAAAAAGCATATGGCGGCCTCAAGGGGCAATGGTCCTTTCCCGCCGGTTTTGTAGAGCCGGGGGAGACCGTGGATGCGGCCGCCGTCAGAGAGGTCCAGGAAGAAACGGGGGTGCAGGCGGTCGTCAGGCAGCTTGCCGCCGTCCGCTCCGGTGTGATTCGCGAGACCATCAGCGACAACATGGTGGTCTTCTGGATGGATTACCTCAGCGGAGAGCCGCGTCCGCAGGAGGGAGAGATCGAGACCGCCGCCTTTTTGCCGATTGAGCAGCTGATCCAGGATCCCCTCTCCTCGACGTACCTGAAAATTATTCTGCCGCAGTACCGGGAGCGGGAGCAGGGCTTGATTGGTCGTGACTATCCAATCGACCCGGTGTTTCAATACACCGCTTATAAAGTCTTCTCGAAATCCTGA